One stretch of Sinomonas terrae DNA includes these proteins:
- a CDS encoding Fur family transcriptional regulator, whose translation MAETTASGRARAAGGREQRVTKQKVAVSSALDELADFVSTQELHRILQDRGASISLATTYRIVQSMAEDGLLDVLRADDGEARYRRCEAHGHHHHLVCRRCGKAVEIEAPAVEAWASRIAAENGYTAVEHTVEIFGLCPECSAAVAAELAETADAADA comes from the coding sequence GTGGCCGAGACGACGGCGTCGGGCCGGGCCCGCGCGGCAGGCGGGCGCGAGCAGCGCGTCACGAAGCAGAAGGTCGCTGTGAGCAGTGCCCTCGACGAGCTCGCAGACTTCGTCTCCACCCAGGAGCTGCACCGCATCCTGCAGGATCGAGGCGCTTCGATCTCGCTCGCCACGACCTACCGAATCGTCCAGTCGATGGCTGAGGACGGGCTGCTCGATGTCCTCCGAGCAGACGACGGCGAAGCCCGCTACCGTCGTTGCGAGGCCCACGGCCATCACCATCACCTGGTGTGCCGCCGCTGCGGAAAGGCAGTCGAGATCGAGGCGCCGGCAGTCGAGGCCTGGGCGAGCCGCATCGCAGCAGAGAACGGCTACACGGCTGTCGAACACACAGTCGAGATCTTCGGACTCTGCCCGGAGTGCTCTGCCGCCGTGGCTGCCGAACTGGCCGAAACGGCAGACGCAGCCGACGCCTGA
- a CDS encoding MBL fold metallo-hydrolase, whose product MKLTKYTHACVRFDKDGRALVIDPGSFSEVEQALEGAEALLVTHEHADHLDVDRVKAAFEGNASLSAWAPAKVADQLREAAPSAADRVHTAEPGQEFEAAGFRVQTFGSQHALIHPLVPVVANIGYVIDGEVFHPGDSFTVPNGLEVGTVLVPVHAPWNKIQEVIDFIIAVRAQRAFPIHNALINELGTGIVEGHAQRIGGLYGTEYRHLEPGESVEI is encoded by the coding sequence ATGAAGCTCACCAAGTACACCCACGCTTGCGTCCGGTTCGACAAGGATGGGCGCGCTCTCGTGATCGACCCCGGCAGCTTCTCTGAGGTCGAGCAGGCGCTTGAGGGTGCGGAGGCGCTCCTCGTGACCCATGAGCACGCCGACCACCTGGACGTTGACCGCGTCAAGGCAGCGTTCGAGGGGAATGCCTCGCTCTCGGCCTGGGCGCCGGCGAAGGTGGCCGATCAGCTGCGCGAAGCCGCTCCGTCCGCGGCCGATCGCGTGCACACGGCGGAGCCGGGCCAGGAGTTCGAGGCGGCGGGTTTCCGGGTGCAGACATTCGGCAGCCAGCATGCCCTCATCCACCCGCTGGTTCCTGTGGTGGCCAACATCGGGTACGTCATCGACGGGGAGGTGTTCCATCCCGGAGACTCCTTCACCGTTCCGAACGGCCTCGAGGTCGGAACGGTGCTGGTGCCGGTGCACGCTCCGTGGAACAAGATCCAAGAGGTCATCGACTTCATCATCGCCGTGCGTGCGCAGCGTGCCTTCCCCATCCACAACGCGCTCATCAACGAGCTGGGCACGGGCATTGTCGAGGGGCACGCGCAGCGGATCGGCGGACTCTACGGCACGGAGTACCGCCACCTCGAGCCGGGGGAGTCGGTTGAGATCTGA
- a CDS encoding sulfurtransferase, translating into MDIQQQVLISVDELKRRLDEGDRTVMLDVRWSLAGPPGRDAYAGGHLPGAVFVDLERELAVPVDPGSPEEAAGGRHPLPTPEGFEAAARRWGIDDGDTVVAYDDSAGHAAARAWWLLRDAGFENVFLLDGGLGAWSAAGLPLDEGIETPAMPGTVHLDSHRMPTIDVDEAASFKGVLLDARAPERYRGEVEPVDPRAGHIPGAVSAPTSRNLAEDGRFLTPDELRRRYAELGAEPGRAVAVYCGSGVTAAHDVAALAIAGIDAALYPGSFSQWSRDPSRPIATGPQPEIAS; encoded by the coding sequence ATGGATATTCAACAGCAGGTCCTCATCAGCGTCGATGAGCTCAAGCGGCGCCTCGACGAGGGAGACCGGACCGTCATGCTCGATGTCCGCTGGTCCCTCGCAGGCCCACCAGGGCGCGACGCGTATGCTGGCGGCCATCTTCCCGGCGCGGTCTTCGTGGACCTCGAACGGGAGCTTGCCGTTCCTGTTGATCCGGGCAGCCCCGAGGAGGCGGCCGGGGGCCGCCATCCTCTGCCGACGCCGGAAGGATTCGAGGCCGCGGCGAGGCGGTGGGGCATCGACGACGGCGATACCGTCGTCGCGTACGACGACTCGGCTGGGCACGCTGCAGCCCGGGCGTGGTGGCTCCTGCGCGACGCGGGATTCGAGAACGTCTTTCTCTTGGACGGTGGTCTCGGCGCGTGGAGCGCCGCTGGCCTCCCGTTGGACGAGGGCATCGAGACGCCGGCGATGCCGGGCACCGTCCACTTGGACAGCCATCGGATGCCCACGATCGACGTCGACGAAGCAGCCTCTTTCAAGGGTGTCCTCCTTGATGCCCGGGCGCCCGAAAGGTACCGCGGCGAAGTCGAGCCGGTCGATCCGCGTGCCGGCCACATCCCTGGCGCCGTCAGCGCGCCGACCTCGCGCAATCTCGCTGAGGACGGAAGGTTCCTGACGCCCGACGAGCTCAGGCGCCGCTATGCCGAGCTCGGAGCCGAGCCAGGCCGGGCCGTCGCGGTCTACTGCGGTTCCGGCGTCACCGCAGCGCACGACGTCGCGGCGCTCGCCATAGCTGGAATCGACGCGGCCCTCTACCCGGGATCGTTCTCGCAGTGGTCACGCGATCCTTCCCGCCCCATCGCGACGGGTCCGCAGCCTGAGATAGCGTCTTGA
- a CDS encoding NAD(P)-dependent alcohol dehydrogenase, with amino-acid sequence MTPGRPVMPGADKVRRTLTDQGSESPSSAPAGEAPAPRTGSEVAAYGATSAQSGLVPLTIERRALKPDDVEIDIEFCGLCHSDVHATRGEWGERPWPLVPGHEIVGRVRRVGDEVRSFSVDDRVGVGCMVDSCGECENCLDGVEQFCDRGNVLTYGSADPRNGGEATQGGYAQRIVVTEKFVLRVPETLDPAAAAPLLCAGITTYSPLRYFGVEPGERVGVVGLGGLGHLAVKLAKAMGAEVTVFTRSAEKGDAARELGADDVVVTSDPTALEAARRTLDLVIDTVAAPHDVNAYLRTLRLDGALFQLSLPSGTMAPVDPGLLIRRRLSYAGSLIGGIAETQEMLEFCAEHGVAADIELVAADELNEAYDRMVAGDVKYRFVLDATTLASTGAGSAQAEEGEE; translated from the coding sequence ATGACTCCAGGACGCCCTGTCATGCCCGGTGCGGACAAGGTGCGGCGCACGCTGACCGACCAAGGGAGCGAGTCGCCGTCGTCCGCTCCCGCTGGGGAAGCGCCTGCGCCCCGCACAGGAAGTGAAGTTGCCGCCTATGGTGCCACCTCCGCTCAGAGTGGCCTTGTGCCGCTCACGATCGAGCGCCGGGCGCTGAAACCGGACGATGTCGAGATCGACATCGAGTTCTGCGGCCTATGCCATTCGGATGTGCACGCGACACGCGGCGAGTGGGGTGAACGTCCTTGGCCGCTCGTTCCGGGACACGAGATCGTCGGGCGTGTGCGTCGGGTCGGTGACGAAGTCCGGTCCTTCTCCGTGGATGACAGGGTCGGGGTTGGCTGCATGGTCGACTCGTGCGGGGAGTGCGAGAACTGCCTCGACGGGGTCGAGCAGTTCTGCGATCGCGGAAACGTCCTCACCTACGGTTCCGCGGACCCACGCAACGGCGGCGAGGCCACCCAAGGCGGCTACGCGCAGCGAATCGTGGTCACTGAGAAGTTCGTGCTCCGCGTTCCCGAGACCCTCGACCCGGCCGCCGCCGCGCCACTGCTCTGCGCCGGCATCACGACTTATTCGCCCCTGCGCTACTTCGGGGTCGAGCCCGGCGAACGGGTCGGCGTCGTCGGGCTCGGAGGCCTGGGGCATCTGGCCGTCAAACTCGCCAAGGCCATGGGGGCGGAGGTCACCGTCTTCACACGCTCTGCTGAGAAGGGCGACGCCGCCCGCGAACTCGGCGCGGATGACGTCGTCGTGACCTCCGATCCGACGGCGCTCGAGGCCGCCCGGCGCACGCTCGACCTGGTCATCGACACGGTCGCCGCTCCCCACGACGTCAACGCCTACCTGCGCACCCTTCGCCTCGACGGCGCCCTCTTCCAGCTCAGTCTCCCGTCGGGGACGATGGCGCCCGTCGATCCGGGGCTGCTCATCCGGCGCCGCCTCTCGTACGCCGGCTCCCTGATCGGCGGGATCGCGGAGACGCAGGAGATGCTGGAATTCTGCGCCGAGCACGGGGTGGCAGCAGACATCGAGCTCGTCGCTGCGGACGAGCTCAACGAGGCTTACGACCGCATGGTCGCAGGCGACGTCAAATACCGGTTCGTCCTCGATGCCACGACGCTGGCGAGCACCGGGGCAGGTTCGGCTCAGGCCGAGGAGGGTGAGGAATGA
- a CDS encoding HIT family protein, translating into MTTIFTKIIDGEIPGRFVWKDDDVVAFLTIAPLADGHTLVVPREEVDRWTDASPELLSKVMSVAQQIGQAQVESFDVERAGMIIAGFEVHHLHVHVWPATSEAEFNFQRAQHDPDPAAMDAAAEKLRQALRDRGHGEFVPES; encoded by the coding sequence ATGACTACGATTTTCACGAAGATCATCGACGGCGAGATCCCAGGGCGCTTCGTCTGGAAGGACGACGACGTCGTCGCGTTCCTGACGATCGCCCCCCTCGCGGACGGGCACACGCTCGTCGTGCCGCGGGAGGAGGTGGACCGCTGGACAGACGCCTCGCCTGAGCTCCTCAGCAAGGTCATGTCCGTCGCCCAGCAGATCGGGCAGGCGCAGGTCGAGTCCTTTGACGTCGAGCGGGCGGGCATGATCATCGCCGGCTTCGAGGTCCATCACCTCCACGTTCACGTCTGGCCGGCAACCTCCGAGGCCGAGTTCAATTTCCAGCGGGCTCAGCACGATCCGGACCCCGCGGCTATGGACGCAGCGGCGGAGAAGCTGCGGCAGGCCCTCCGCGATCGGGGCCACGGCGAGTTCGTGCCGGAGTCCTAG